CCGCCCCAATTTTGACCACCAACCGGGCAACCGCAAAGTCAGCTGGACGAGGGAGGTCCCGTTTCAAACCAGCGGTTGAAGCGACCACAATTACTGGTTGATCCCCCTGCAATGCCTCCAAAGCCTGAACCCGTTCGGACCGAAACTCAGGCGAACTGGTCGCCACCTCCGCTGCAATCAATTCTTCAGCTGGAAACAGGAACACGGGAACGTCTAGCGGTCCTTCACTAAACTCCTTAACTGCCTGTTCGGCATGTTCCAAAGTATCCGTCACGTACAGGAACGGTTGCTGCTGATCTAAAACCAGCGTTTCTAACAATAATTTTTGGGCAATGCCACTGGTGCCAGTCACTAACTGACGAGTCTGGGGCGCTAGGTTCGCCTGAATTTGTTGGTACTGTGGTAATGCTTGAAAGACGTTCGTTAATTCCACAACAATCCTTTCTGACCCCCGGCCTAGTTAAATTGATTCTCGAGTTTGGGGAAGTCCGTCCCAGCGACCCATTCTCCTAGGGCTTGGGTACTATGATCTAACGCTTCAGCCAGTGGTCCCTGTTGTTCCAAACTAAACCGACTAAGCACGTACTTCACAACGCTCTCTCGTTTCGGATGATCGATGCCAATCTTAACGCGGTTAAACTGGTCGGTTCCTAAGTGCGCAATCAAACTTTTAATGCCGTTGTGCCCTCCAGCTGAGCCGTGGGTGCGGAGCCGAATCCGCCCCACGTGTAAATCCATATCGTCATAGACCACCACAAGGTCGTCTAACGTCAACTTATAAAATTTTATCAGTGGACCGACGGCACGCCCTGATTCGTTCATGTAAGTCGTTGGTTTTACCAACAGCACCTTTTCACCATTCACCATCCCACTTGCCAAGTCTGCTTCCATTTTATGTTGGGTAAAACTCAGTTGATGTTCAGTCGCAAACTGATCCAGCGCCATGAATCCCGTATTGTGGCGAGTTCCAGTGTATTGGGCCCCCACGTTTCCTAATCCTACAATCATTTTCATCTTATTTACTCCTTTGTTCTCTAAATATTAGTAACGCCGAAAAAGAGACTGGTTTATTTTCCACCCTCTCTTTCGTTATGTATAGACCGTTTAATCAGTTCCCACGCTCAAGGACAGCGCTTGGTTCACGCGGTCCATGATTGAGTCCGCCAAATGGGTCACCTTATCGCGTAATCGTTGTTTGTCAATCGTCCGAATTTGTTCTAGTAAAATCACTGAATCTCGTTCAATTCCGGTTTGTTTGGCAGCAATGGCAATGTGAGTCGGCATCCGCGGCTTACTGATTTGCGCTGTAATCGCCGCTACAATCACCGTGGGACTGTAGTGATTCCCAATGTCATTTTGAATCACCAACACCGGGCGTAACCCCCCTTGCTCTGATCCCACGACTGGGGACAAATCAGCAAAAAAAACATCACCACGCTTAATGGACGTTTCCCTCATTAAATCTAACCTTTCGTTCTTAAAGTCTGTGGTTATTGCATTTCGTCGTAATATTTATTTAAGTTAAAGATTGACTCGTACTGACAGGCCGAAAACTCATCCACAATCCGCTGGTTTAAACCGGCCATTGACTGGTAGCCATACGCCATCTGGTTCACAAGCGGATTAAGATTAAAGCGGGCCGACGCTACAGAAACCACTCGGTGGTCCCACATCCAGTCGGATGGCATCGGAAATAAAATCTGACTAGCAGTTAAACGGTAACTCATGGTCAATCACCTCGACTCCTTAGTTGCTAAATTAGTTTGATAATACACCCGTGGCAGTCGTTGCGAAAAGCCACAGGCCAATTCATAATGAATGGTTTGACACTGCTCCGCCATCTCCTGCAGAGTAATGGTGACACCGTGATCGGTTCCAATCAAGGTGACGAGCGTATGCACGGGGACAAAATGCGGTAACTTCACCATCATTTGATCCATGCAAACTCGCCCCACAATTGGACAACGTTCCCCGTTTACCAAAACAGAAAAACCCTGTAACGAGCGGCGTAACCCGTCTGCATATCCCAGCGGAATCGTGCCAATCCAGGTGGGTTCGGTAACCGCATAAGTGGCTCCATAACCAATCGAACGACCCGGCGCTACCTGCCGCACAGACACCAGTTCTGAGGTTAAGCTCAGCGCTGGTTGCAAGGAAAACGGAGGTTTGATGGCAGTTCCCGACGGATTTAATCCGTACATGGCAATGCCATAGCGGACTAAGTTGGCCTCCGGCACTGGATGCCAGAGATCAGCAGCCGAATTGGCTACCGAAACATAGCGGGGCAACCGCTCAATGGCGGTTACCATGGCACGAAAGTTCCGCAGCTGAAAGTTAAAGTACTTTTCATCAGGGCTATCAGCAGTTGCGAAATGGGTGTATAACCCCTGCCAGTCAAATTCAGTTTGTAACTGCTGAAAGCAGGCATCAAAGTCGCGTACCTCAGCGGGATTTTGCAGTCCAATCCGCCCCATCCCACTATCTAAGGCTAAGAAAAATTTAAGCGGTTTTTCAATGCGGAGCTCGTGTTTTAAACGAGCCGCAACTTGTAACCACGCTGCGTCTGCCACCGTGACCGTAATGTCATACTTTGCAATTAGGTCTACCTTGGTTTCGTCCGTGAGCCCTAACACTAAAATCGGTTGGGAAACAAAACCGGCCTGCCGTAACTGAATCGCTTCATCTAAGACTGCTACACAAAAGCCAGTGGCTCCAGCACGTGAGGCAACTTGCGCCACTTGAACCGCTCCGTGACCGTAAGCATCCGCTTTGACAACCGCAAATAGTTCCGTTCCCGGTTGCAGGCGCGTCACGGCGTTGTGAACGTTTGCTTCGATTGCAGTTTCGTTAATTAAAATTTGTCCGTTTCGATTCCGTGCAACGACCATCATGTTCTCCTCATTCGTTAAATTGTTATCATTATATCATTTTCAGTGCGTGAGCGAAGAACGGAGCTCAAGGCTACTTCGCAGAAATACGCGACTGGCAATCATTTTCCGTTAGTTGCAGCTAACAAAAAAGTCCTTTAGCTTTTCAACTAAAAGACTCCCGTTTATTTAGTGTTTATTCTTAATCACAAAGTTGTTTTTACGACTGTGATGTTGTTCACCGTGGTCGCGATGCTCACGATGATCATTGCGACGTTTGCCGCGGTAATTACTGGATCCACCCCGACGATTGTTCCGCCGATAGCCACCACCGTGGCGACCATTCCCGCGACCACCATGACTCTTCAACGGCCGTTCGGGTGTAATGTGGACCTTCACCTGGTCGCCAGAAAGTTCATTTAACAAGGCAGCCACTAAGTCTAGACTATCATATTGGTCTAATAACTCTTGGGCCACGCCGCTAAAGCGACTGGTATCGGTCTTTTGTACCAACTTAGCAACGTCATCCTTGGCAAATTTAAGTTGACCAGCTAGGGCTTCATCAGCCGTAGGTGGCTTCAATGGTAACATCCGCACCTTGGTCAGCTTTTCAATTCCCCGCAGATAGCTCATTTCGCTCGGCGTAACGAACGTTACGGATGTTCCATGGTGTCCGGCCCGACCAGTCCGGCCAATCCGGTGCACGTAACTCTCAGGATCTTGCGGAATATCAAAATTATAAACGTGGGTTACCCCAGAAACATCAATTCCCCGAGCAGCTACGTCAGTAGCAACTAGATAGTTAATTTGATCGCGTTTAAATTCGTTCATAATCTGAGTCCGCCGGCTTTGGGTTAAATCACCGTGTAATCCAGCTGCTTTGTAACCACGGGCAACTAATCCCTTGGACACTTCATCCACCCGCCGTTTGGTCCGACAGAAAATAATGGTAACCTTTGGTTGGTTTACATCAAATAACCGCGTCATCGTATCAAACTTTTCATTGTCCCGAACCTTCACGTAGTACTGATCCACCAAATCAGTTGTCAGCTCCTTAGCCTTAACCTTGACCTGCTTCGGATCCGTCATGAACTGAACCCCAACTCGTTTAATTGGAGCAGGCATCGTAGCTGAAAACAGCATTGTTTGGCGATTTTCAGGAGTTTGTTTAATGATTTTTTCGATGTCTTCTAAGAAACCCATGTTTAAC
This genomic stretch from Fructilactobacillus carniphilus harbors:
- the pth gene encoding aminoacyl-tRNA hydrolase; amino-acid sequence: MKMIVGLGNVGAQYTGTRHNTGFMALDQFATEHQLSFTQHKMEADLASGMVNGEKVLLVKPTTYMNESGRAVGPLIKFYKLTLDDLVVVYDDMDLHVGRIRLRTHGSAGGHNGIKSLIAHLGTDQFNRVKIGIDHPKRESVVKYVLSRFSLEQQGPLAEALDHSTQALGEWVAGTDFPKLENQFN
- a CDS encoding type II toxin-antitoxin system PemK/MazF family toxin, translating into MRETSIKRGDVFFADLSPVVGSEQGGLRPVLVIQNDIGNHYSPTVIVAAITAQISKPRMPTHIAIAAKQTGIERDSVILLEQIRTIDKQRLRDKVTHLADSIMDRVNQALSLSVGTD
- the alr gene encoding alanine racemase, producing the protein MVVARNRNGQILINETAIEANVHNAVTRLQPGTELFAVVKADAYGHGAVQVAQVASRAGATGFCVAVLDEAIQLRQAGFVSQPILVLGLTDETKVDLIAKYDITVTVADAAWLQVAARLKHELRIEKPLKFFLALDSGMGRIGLQNPAEVRDFDACFQQLQTEFDWQGLYTHFATADSPDEKYFNFQLRNFRAMVTAIERLPRYVSVANSAADLWHPVPEANLVRYGIAMYGLNPSGTAIKPPFSLQPALSLTSELVSVRQVAPGRSIGYGATYAVTEPTWIGTIPLGYADGLRRSLQGFSVLVNGERCPIVGRVCMDQMMVKLPHFVPVHTLVTLIGTDHGVTITLQEMAEQCQTIHYELACGFSQRLPRVYYQTNLATKESR
- a CDS encoding DEAD/DEAH box helicase, with translation MNFQELGLTASLLEAVAANGYTEPTAIQAQTIPLTLNGEDVIGQAQTGTGKTAAFALPILQGIDVNNPDVQALVISPTRELAIQTQREIQKLGKGEGARAQVVYGGSDIRKQIYDLKKKPQIIVGTPGRLLDHIQRRTLKLDHVRFLVLDEADEMLNMGFLEDIEKIIKQTPENRQTMLFSATMPAPIKRVGVQFMTDPKQVKVKAKELTTDLVDQYYVKVRDNEKFDTMTRLFDVNQPKVTIIFCRTKRRVDEVSKGLVARGYKAAGLHGDLTQSRRTQIMNEFKRDQINYLVATDVAARGIDVSGVTHVYNFDIPQDPESYVHRIGRTGRAGHHGTSVTFVTPSEMSYLRGIEKLTKVRMLPLKPPTADEALAGQLKFAKDDVAKLVQKTDTSRFSGVAQELLDQYDSLDLVAALLNELSGDQVKVHITPERPLKSHGGRGNGRHGGGYRRNNRRGGSSNYRGKRRNDHREHRDHGEQHHSRKNNFVIKNKH